Proteins encoded by one window of Candidatus Endowatersipora endosymbiont of Watersipora subatra:
- the ftsL gene encoding cell division protein FtsL, with protein MIRVTHILMMGSVLIVTIWTYGIKHESKQSAKTLVRLRGELAKQNTKISLLEADWAIMTNPDRLEKIAKKFQSQLQLQAIQSNQIIQLDELASFFSIVKNKGSDLDGHSTTDEINSLVYK; from the coding sequence ATGATCAGAGTGACTCATATTCTAATGATGGGTTCTGTTCTTATAGTTACGATATGGACTTATGGAATCAAACATGAGTCTAAGCAGTCTGCCAAGACTTTGGTACGATTGCGTGGAGAGCTTGCGAAACAAAATACAAAAATTAGTTTACTGGAAGCTGACTGGGCAATTATGACAAACCCTGATCGACTGGAAAAAATTGCTAAGAAATTTCAGTCTCAGCTTCAATTGCAGGCGATTCAATCAAACCAGATCATCCAACTTGATGAATTAGCTTCCTTTTTCAGTATAGTGAAAAATAAAGGAAGCGATCTGGATGGACACTCGACGACAGATGAGATCAATTCATTGGTATACAAATAA